A region of Hippoglossus stenolepis isolate QCI-W04-F060 chromosome 7, HSTE1.2, whole genome shotgun sequence DNA encodes the following proteins:
- the LOC118112143 gene encoding tumor necrosis factor ligand superfamily member 13B gives MLYNSLLLLTAFMFCLSLFLVHRASVLENDFRNLQRDLILQLNQPRSEGVNGRMAKMSKTREDIKSSTFQKAQSSLKMSFRREKREQVGFRAPTFLQLTANTNKQPDIRGNMTVIPWTVSAQRGNAISQKENRIVVQEDGYYLVFGQVLFKSPSAVMGYIIRSWSSTKTSTELLRCLQEMPDATPANTCHTAGIVQLHQDDELELVIPHRPQALVSMDADSTFFGVIQLN, from the exons ATGCTTTACAATTCTTTGTTATTACTAACGGCATTTATGTTTTGTCTCAGTCTTTTCCTGGTGCACAGAGCCAGtgttttagaaaatgattttcGGAATCTCCAGAGGGATTTAATTTTACAATTAAATCAGCCACGTTCTGAGGGAGTCAATGGGAGAATGGCCAAGATGTCTAAAACCAGAGAG GACATTAAGTCAAGTACTTTCCAAAAAGCTCAGAGTTCTCTGAAGATGTCCTTTAGGAGAGAAAAACGGGAACAAGTCGGCTTCAGAG CTCCAACATTCCTGCAGTTAACTGCAAACACTAACAAACAACCAGACATTAGAG GAAATATGACTGTGATCCCTTGGACTGTTTCTGCACAGCGAGGAAATGCAATTtcacaaaaggaaaacagaatTGTTGTCCAAGAAGATGGTTATTACTTGGTGTTTGGACAA GTTTTGTTCAAAAGCCCGAGCGCAGTTATGGGTTATATTATTCGAAGCTGGAGCTCCACAAAGACGTCGACAGAGCTGTTGCGCTGCCTGCAAGAGATGCCTGATGCAACCCCTGCCAACACATGCCACACTGCAG GTATTGTGCAGCTGCATCAGGACGACGAGCTGGAACTGGTGATCCCACACAGACCCCAGGCCCTCGTCTCAATGGACGCAGACTCAACCTTTTTTGGTGTCATACAGCTGAACTGA
- the LOC118111957 gene encoding gap junction alpha-3 protein — MGDWNLLAKLLEKAQEHSTVVGKVWLTVLFIFRILILSAATEKVWGDELSGFTCDTKQPGCENVCYDITFPISHVRFWVLQIIFVSTPTLIYLGHILHLVRMEDKHKERELERERLQAEHPDKQALIVDVHHKKALVKDKEGRVRLQGELLRTYVFNVIFKTLFEVGFIVAQYLLYGFELKPMYTCDRPPCPNVVNCYISRPTEKTIFIIFMLAVASLSLFLNLVEMYHLGFTKCRQGITFRRNRQLRGRASKEHNDAAVPFAPSYDDYFHQVQPAYPPVPSYNLSPLSEGTDSSFHPYHSKAAYKQNKDNLAVERSSSKPEECDLKGKKGAGSAPGSPTQARPGRSAKHSSNNKTRIDDLKI, encoded by the coding sequence ATGGGGGACTGGAACCTTCTGGCAAAGCTTCTGGAAAAAGCCCAGGAGCACTCCACCGTGGTGGGGAAAGTGTGGCTCACCGTCCTCTTCATCTTCCGCATCCTGATCCTCAGCGCCGCGACAGAGAAAGTGTGGGGCGACGAGCTGTCGGGCTTCACCTGTGACACCAAGCAGCCCGGTTGCGAGAACGTGTGCTACGACATCACTTTCCCCATCTCCCACGTCCGCTTTTGGGTGCTGCAGATCATCTTCGTGTCCACGCCTACGCTGATCTACCTGGGACACATCCTCCATCTAGTGCGGATGGAGGACAAGCACAAAGAAAGGGAGCTAGAGAGGGAGAGGTTACAAGCTGAACACCCAGACAAGCAGGCCCTCATTGTGGATGTTCATCACAAAAAGGCTCTGGTGAAGGACAAGGAGGGCAGAGTGCGCCTGCAGGGGGAGCTTTTGCGCacatatgtttttaatgtgatcTTTAAAACCCTGTTTGAGGTGGGCTTCATTGTGGCTCAGTATCTCTTGTACGGCTTTGAACTGAAGCCCATGTACACATGTGACAGACCACCCTGCCCCAATGTGGTAAACTGCTATATATCCCGGCCCACTGAGAaaaccatcttcatcatcttcatgcTGGCGGTGGCCAGCTTGTCTCTGTTCCTCAACCTCGTAGAAATGTACCACCTGGGCTTCACCAAGTGCCGCCAGGGCATCACCTTCAGGAGAAATAGACAGCTGAGGGGGAGAGCCTCCAAGGAGCACAACGACGCCGCTGTGCCCTTTGCGCCGAGTTACGACGACTACTTCCACCAAGTCCAGCCTGCCTACCCTCCAGTGCCCAGCTACAACCTTTCCCCCCTGTCCGAGGGCACAGACTCGTCCTTCCACCCCTACCACAGCAAGGCAGCTTACAAACAGAATAAGGACAACCTAGCggtggagaggagcagcagcaagcCAGAGGAATGTGACCTGAAAGGAAAGAAGGGAGCAGGATCAGCCCCTGGGTCACCTACGCAGGCCAGGCCCGGCCGCAGTGccaaacacagcagcaacaacaagacTAGAATAGACGATCTGAAGATATGA
- the LOC118112139 gene encoding transforming growth factor beta activator LRRC33, which translates to MVRHMFFNLLLLWSLVHDVYITGMTHDDPKEQSWNNQNLDSVPQDLDVRLRRLDLSNNFIRQLHTLVLPHLEQLDLSSNQLDFISEGAFENLARLEELNLSRNALNNNLGSNSKALQSITRLTSLDISMNGLSDDAAELYLRNKSSLDQLKMTGNALTRLSHSLFEESKGLRAITIDDNLISVIEQGTFEPLSQLEMLNLAKNNLAHICDFKLHQVKYLNLSRNSVEFFVTRENDQSYRLEILDLSFNKLLYFPIVPKINNLRYLDLQNNMVGTLNSEAAMVTEANSLFSEIMNETIVRKNNLHSIWRQMPLIYLDLSYNHFRSFPLETLSLLSSLETLNFSYNCLQNIIWNIRNYSDSGIRRQLFFSSLKHLDLQSNGLVYISPLFLNTLTQIDTLNLQDNSVQPCALMDHLESSESTQRINLNTSCVAFKRLGTLKHLSLKENNIQMLHPNTFQETSLVSLNLARNSHMVMHVSALDDVQKTLRSLIISETNMTSSDLSLPCMPSLTQLNISNNYLDAIPSSLSCSPLREMDIRNNRFVSLNYSLIHALSVHLNVVYISGNYFNCCDSKWLKTLNELKINLPDITDTECFSGDSRVKMTEYLKSSSVYCVFHRKTQEVHIGQMFIIASFVFVIITVFIVYTRKLCSTERSFIV; encoded by the exons atGGTCAGACATATGTTCTTTAATCTCCTGCTACTCTGGTCACTCGTCCATGATGTTTATATCACCGGAATGACACATGATGATCCAAAG GAGCAGTCCTGGAACAACCAGAACCTCGACTCAGTCCCTCAGGATTTGGATGTAAGACTTAGAAGACTCGACCTGTCCAATAACTTCATCAGACAGTTGCACACACTTGTTCTGCCGCACTTGGAGCAGCTGGACCTGAGCTCCAACCAGCTGGATTTCATCTCCGAGGGGGCTTTTGAAAACCTGGCTCGACTTGAAGAGTTGAATTTGTCCAGAAATGCGCTGAACAACAACCTTGGCAGCAACAGCAAAGCCCTCCAATCCATCACTAGACTGACGAGTTTGGACATATCCATGAATGGCCTGAGTGATGATGCAGCAGAGCTGTACCTTCGAAACAAATCTTCTCTTGATCAACTTAAGATGACTGGTAACGCTCTAACAAGACTTTCACACAGCTTGTTTGAGGAGAGCAAAGGTTTGAGGGCCATTACTATCGATGACAATCTGATATCAGTGATAGAACAGGGCACATTCGAACCATTGAGCCAATTAGAGATGCTTAACTTGGCCAAAAATAACCTTGCACACATCTGTGATTTTAAATTGCATCAAGTTAAATATCTTAATCTTAGTAGAAATTCAGTGGAGTTTTTTGTCACACGTGAGAATGACCAGTCGTACAGGCTTGAAATTCTTGATTTGAGTTTCAACAAACTCCTTTACTTCCCGATCGTTCCCAAGATAAACAATTTGAGGTATCTTGATTTACAGAATAACATGGTTGGTACCTTAAATTCAGAGGCTGCGATGGTAACAGAGGCCAATTCTCTTTTTAGTGAGATTATGAATGAGACAATTGTTAGAAAAAATAACCTGCACTCAATCTGGAGGCAGATGCCACTGATTTATCTTGATCTGAGCTATAACCACTTCAGGTCTTTCCCGCTGGAGACTTTGAGCCTTCTCTCATCTTTAGAAACACTGAATTTCAGCTACAACTGTCTGCAAAACATTATCTGGAATATTAGAAATTATAGTGATTCAGGAATCCGGCGGCAGCTGttcttttcatctttaaagCACCTCGATCTGCAAAGTAATGGACTTGTGTATATCTCCCCGCTCTTTCtaaatacactcacacaaattGATACATTAAATCTGCAAGACAATTCTGTGCAGCCTTGTGCCCTTATGGACCATTTAGAAAGCTCGGAGTCAACACAACgaataaatctcaacacatcctGTGTTGCCTTCAAGCGGTTAGGAACTCTTAAACACCTCAgtcttaaagaaaacaacatacaaatgctccatccaaacacatttcaggAAACATCTTTGGTTTCCCTCAACCTCGCGAGAAATTCTCACATGGTCATGCACGTGAGCGCACTCGACGATGTGCAGAAAACTCTTCGCTCCTTGATTATCAGTGAAACCAACATGACCAGCTCAGATCTGTCTTTACCCTGTATGCCGTCGTTAACTCAGCTGAACATATCGAACAACTACCTTGATGCTATACCCAGCAGTCTGAGCTGCTCCCCCCTGAGAGAGATGGATATAAGAAATAATCGCTTTGTGTCATTAAACTATTCTCTGATTCATGCTTTGTCTGTACACCTCAATGTTGTGTATATTAGTGGAAATTATTTCAACTGCTGTGACAGTAAATGGCTGAAAACCCTGAATGAGTTGAAAATAAACCTGCCTGATATCACTGACACTGAATGCTTTTCAGGTGATAGTAGAGTTAAGATGACGGAGTACCTGAAAAGCTCCTCAGtgtattgtgtttttcataggaaaacacaggaagttCATATAGGACAAATGTTCATTATTGcttcatttgtatttgtaataatAACGGTCTTCATAGTATATACCAGGAAGCTGTGTTCCACAGAAAGATCATTTATAGTGTGA